TTGTTCTTATGTTAAGGCTTGAAGCTGCTCACTTCTGTCAGGTTTGCATGAGCTAAAAGCCTAAAACAATAAGATACACCGAAGTCTATCATCAGCTGATTTGAGTTTTCTTACTTTAATATCACAAAGTATCCCACATATGGGTTGTTTTCTCATAAATGCACATTCCTTCTGTATTGAAGAACATTACTAGTTGTGGCCAAAAGAGTTCTCTCTTGATTGATATGTTATTGCTACTACATCTGTTTGATCATTTGTCACAATTTTTGCATTCTTCCTTCCTCTCTATTTATATCAGAATTTGATGTGGCTAATCATTTATTCATGTGGGTATCAGATGTGTTCGAATGTGATTTGGGTAGACATCGACATGGACATATGCACTCTACTATAGTAGTTCAAGTAGTTCTATAATAGGAGACCCTCCAGGATGACAACTAGAATACCAACCAAATCCCCATGATTCTGATTGCCACATCTCATCCCATGCTTTGGTCAGCATACCTTTCATTGTGTAATAACCATCAACTTGATCAATAAGGGAGGAATGCAAACCTTGAAGGTAAGGCTACTACATACTCTCTTTGTCATGATGCTATATTGTTCATACATAGTATTTCGATGTTAAGAGGAAGCCATGACATAATAGATTTTTTTCCAGTACGAAAGTTGTAATCAGTCACATCACCATTTATTTTGATTATCTCTGATGATCATGGGAACTACAGGGATAAATCAAAACTGCATGATTTTGGTAACATGCACGATGGATGTGTTTACTTTACCTCATTCTGATTGAAGTAGCCATGCGACCCTCTGTGCAAGCAAAGTTTCATCTATCACACAACATTCAACATTTATATATCCATTGTTTTGTTTCATAGCTCTCAACATGTAAAGATGAAATTCAAACAGGCTTTACCAGCAGCTATCTAGCGGTTTATGCTACAAGTCGGAGCTTATTACCAAAAATATAAATAGCCAAACTTTCATACTCAGGCTTGGCTTTGTCATATGTTGAGCAAGGTTGTGATTTAAGGTGTCTAAGCTGCATTTTGCATGGGTCATGCGGTGACATCAAGCAATTCGATGGGAAAAATGTTGGGGCACATTTTTTTTTTAGTTTTGAGCTTTATAAATGTATTGTACTAATATCTACTTGCCACTTGCAAANNNNNNNNNNNNNNNNNNNNNNNNNNNNNNNNNNNNNNNNNNNNNNNNNNNNNNNNNNNNNNNNNNNNNNNNNNNNNNNNNNNNNNNNNNNNNNNNNNNNNNNNNNNNNNNNNNNNNNNNNNNNNNNNNNNNNNNNNNNNNNNNNNNNNNNNNNNNNNNNNNNNNNNNNNNNNNNNNNNNNNNNNNNNNNNNNNNNNNNNNNNNNNNNNNNNNNNNNNNNNNNNNNNNNNNNNNNNNNNNNNNNNNNNNNNNNNNNNNNNNNNNNNNNNNNNNNNNNNNNNNNNNNNNNNNNNNNNNNNNNNNNNNNNNNNNNNNNNNNNNNNNNNNNNNNNNNNNNNNNNNNNNNNNNNNNNNNNNNNNNNNNNNNNNNNNNNNNNNNNNNNNNNNNNNNNNNNNNNNNNNNNNNNNNNNNNNNNNNNTTCTCAAACCTGTTTTTATGAAGTGCATTATGTCATTGATGACACTCTTAGATAACCTCTCGGCAATCAAACATTGATAATCCAATAAGAcccttagggccagttcttttggcgattCTAGCAGAATCGCCCCCCTCCCGAGCTTCTCCCAGAATCACTACTCCATATattttttacaatcctagctaattagaccttaactagataggattgtaaaaaaaatatggagtgacgattctgggagaagctggggtaGGGGTAATTTTGGGAGAATCGctgaaaagaactggcccttaatgTCAGCTAAATAGACATGTACACATGTAACCTCAATAATTAAATAAAATCAATCATATTTATTTTTTAGTTTTACTTCTCATATTACCAAGcaaataatcatgttttataaaaTCAAATCTCATCAAAATATATTGTGaccaattcccgcagcaacgcgtggGGGATTACTAGTTAATGAAATGATACGCAACATGCGTATTTGTGGAAAAAAAATTGGGCTGAAAGAAGGAATGCCTAGGTAGCTCCGCCCGATGAATCGTGGCCGCTATTCCAGAAACATCACGAaaagtaatactccctccattccaaaatatagtgcgcctgcacttcccgaggtccaactttgaccctAAATTTAATTAACGAGACCAACTGCgacgggagaaaaaattatataattgaaaacttctttcgaatacgaattcgctgatataatttttgctcctgcCGCAATCGGttttggtagttaaatttacggtcaaagttgaagcacgtggaTAGAGGAAACACTACATTGTGGAATAGAGGGAGTAGCACCGAACTCGCTGACCCAAGCCGTGATGCACTAATTGACCGGCCCCGTACCGCACACCTCACGACCTCCTCTTCACCCTTCCGGAGAGCTTACGTCCCAACCTCCCGCCAACCACTACTCGGAAACGCAGACGCCGTATAAAAAGGGAAACGAGTTGGCGTCATGCTGCACACCGCTCGGACGCAGGTAGTACACAAACACcagaaacatacacacgcacacccCGATCTCACTCTCTCGagtgtactagcaaccaaggaaaaTGGCGCCGGTGAAGGTGTTCGGGCCGGCCATGTCGACGAACGTGGCCCGGGTGCTGCTGTGCCTGGAGGAGGCCGGCGCCGAGTACGAGGTGGTCAACATCGATTTCAAGGCCATGGAGCACAAGAGCCCCGAGCATCGCGTCAGAAACGTAAGATCCACGACCACTCAAATCCTCTGGTTTCCCGTATCACATTGTTTTGGCGCTAATGCAAGATGTTTTGGTTTCTTTCAGCCGTTCGGCCAAATCCCTGCTTTCCAGGATGGGGATCTGCTTCTCTTCGGTATGATCAATCACTTTGCCTTTGCTCTTTTCAGTTACTTTGTCCTTGTCAAAATAATTGTTAGTTAGTACCTGCTTGGCCTCTGTTTCTCGGCATCTTAACGGGACCGGCTAGCAAAGTGAATGCTTCTTTTTTAAAGAAAGTAGAGTAGTGAAGTGAATTATAGCCCTCAAATTTGTTTCCGATGGACGCTTGGTGTCCAAATATCTTATCAAATTCTCAAAAAAAATTGTTTTCTTGTGTTTTCAGAGTCACGCGCAATTTCAAGGTACGTGCTTCGCAAATACAAGACGAACCAAGTCGACCTGCTGAGGGAGGGCAACCTAAAGGAGGCGGCCATGGTGGATGTATGGACGGAGGTCGACGCACACAGCTACAACCCAGCCATCTCGCCGatcgtgtatgagtgcctcatcaATCTGATCATGCTCGGCCTGCCGACCAACCAGAAGGTGGTGGGCGAGAGCCTGGAGAAGCTGAAGAATGTGCTGGAGGTCTACGAGGCACACCTCTCCAAGCACAAGTACCTGGCCGGGGACTTCGTCAGCTTCGCGGACCTCAACCATTTCCCATACACCTTCTATTTCATGGCCACGCCTCACGCGGCCCTCTTCGACTCGTACCCGCACGTCAAGGCCTGGTGGGAGAGCCTCATGGCGAGGCCGGCCGTcaagaagcttgccgcacaaaTGGTTCCGAAGAAGCTATGATTTGCTAGGCAGGGTTTTGCATCATGGGATCGGATCTCTGATCTGTATGGCATTTTCTTGTCGGTGTCGCTAATAAGGCAATAAGCTTGTGTGTGGCTGGAATTGCACCAGCGTGCGGTTTTTGTGCTTTGCGTGTGCGTGGTCGTGGAAACTCTTGAGATGGAACAATGTCTTCAAAATGCGTTCAGATTTGTTGCTTGGCAAGCCTTAAATAAGATGTTTGTGTGTCTCTCTAGTCGATGATGTTTGCATGGTTTCTAACTCCCGTATTGAAATATATTTGCCACCACTGaatattttgaagaaaaaaatcagTTTGCATTTCGGCAAAGCACTGAATGAAATTTTTTTCACTTGATATCGATTAAAATCTGGCTAAACTTAAAGATTTCAAAAATAATAATTGTATTTTTCACCTAAGAAGTCTGTAGCTTCCGATCTAAAAATATGGTGGAAAAAAAACCCTTATATACTACCCCGTTTCAAAATATATATAAGGCTTTCAAAATATAaggctttttagagattttaatacagacaatatacggatgtatatagatatattttagtgTATAGATTAATTCATTTATGTATTTTAGTATGTAGTCTATATTCAAATCTTTAAAATGACTTTTTTCGAGGAAGGTCATCATGGCTAACTTCATTGATTATTAAGCAACATTACATCATCCACGAGCTTAAGTATAATCAGCTGGGGGAACATCGTCCCAATTACAAGATAATTTATTCAAAAAACTATGTCTAGCTAGCTTATGAGCAACACTGCTGGCTTCTCTAGGACAATGAATAAAGTCTGACATTCCCAATCATGAAAACCACGACAACGCATTCTGCATAAATAGCTGCTGCTGGATCCCACCATTATGATTGTCCAGTGCAAAAATTAATGACTTCAGTTGAATCGGACTCAGCTGTAACTCTTTGAAACCTCATAAAGTTAGGCAATATCAGCCCCTCTTTCATAGCCGTTGCCTCCATTGTAACGGCATCTGCAAGTAAAATGTGCATTTCCCAGTAAGAAATTTGCATGATAAATCTCTAGTGAGAATAGTCGTAGCTCGCGTGCCTTCCTCTGTGTGGTATGATGCATCTAAATTTAGTTTACCAAAACTTGGATTAGGTTTAGTCCATCTAATCTGAGAGTGCACATGATTCCCACAACCAGCTCGTGTTGCATGAACTGTAATACCCAAGATAGATAGTGGCCATTTACTTATTGGAGGAACTGATTCGTTGTGGTTAGTTTGCCGGCGGAGCCACCATAAGCCTCCGATGGCTATTATTTCATGTACTCTTACAGTAGGCATGCATTGAATCGGCTTGTTTATTTCGCGGAAAATCTGTTAAAAAATTATTGACCCAGAGCGGTCAATATGCAAGACATCAATTATTACGTGAGATATGCCCAGCGCACTCCAAAGGTCCATGGCTTGGCCGCAAGTAAACATCAAATATTTAATATCTTCCGGACCTTGTTTGCAAATGGGACAAGTTCCATCAGTACCCACATGGCGGTTTGCAAGTATAGACTTTAGCAGGATTATTCGGTGCAATACCCGCCAACAGAACACCTGGATTTTACGAGGCACCGACAAATTCCATAGAGCTTTCCAAACAGGGTTATTAACTAAAGGTCCTGGTGTTGACAGATTAATACCACTCCTCCTAAATTGGTGAGACCACACTCCACATGATAAGTAGACCGAACTGAAAAAATCCCATTGCGAGTAAAATGCCACCCTATGAAGTCATCAAACGCCATGTAATTTACGTGGTATACTCAGAATTCTCTGGACATCTaccaagcaaaaaaaaaaaaaaaaagagagaggcaaGGATCTCATCCCACTAACCTTAAAAAAGAGGCCATGGGGATATGACCCTTCAGTCAGGTCTACTAGGAATCCATGGATCAAGTCCAAATATTAACATTTTTTCCATTTCCAATACGCCATCGTTAGAGAAAAAGAGAGTTTCTCT
The sequence above is a segment of the Triticum dicoccoides isolate Atlit2015 ecotype Zavitan chromosome 1A, WEW_v2.0, whole genome shotgun sequence genome. Coding sequences within it:
- the LOC119363985 gene encoding probable glutathione S-transferase GSTF1, translated to MAPVKVFGPAMSTNVARVLLCLEEAGAEYEVVNIDFKAMEHKSPEHRVRNPFGQIPAFQDGDLLLFESRAISRYVLRKYKTNQVDLLREGNLKEAAMVDVWTEVDAHSYNPAISPIVYECLINLIMLGLPTNQKVVGESLEKLKNVLEVYEAHLSKHKYLAGDFVSFADLNHFPYTFYFMATPHAALFDSYPHVKAWWESLMARPAVKKLAAQMVPKKL